Below is a genomic region from Streptomyces ferrugineus.
GGCACCTTCTTGAGCTCGCCCGCCAGGTCGTAGAGCTTCGCGACCGTGCCCAGTCCCGGGTCGACGGTGAGCGCCCTGGTGGCCGCCTCGGCGAGGGCGCGCAGCTTGCCCGGGTTGCTCAGCTTGGCGTTCTTGCGCAGCTCACGGACCATCGAGTTCATGTACATGTGCTGCGCCTTGGCGCGGGCCAGGTCGCTGCCGTCCTCGAAGCCGTACCGGGTGCGCAGCCACTGCAGGGCCTGCTCGCCCTTGACGTACGTCGTGCCCTTCTCCAGCTTCAGCCCGGAGCCGTGGCCCTGGCTGTCCTTGGAGTGGATATTGGCGTTGACGCAGACCGGCACGCCGCCGATCGCGTCCGCCATCGACACCACACCCGAGAAGTCGATCATCATGAAGTGGTCGATGTGGATGTCGGTCAGCTTCTCCCACGTCGCCACCGTGCACCCCGGACCGCCGCGGCCCAGCGACTTGTTCGTCATCTGGCGCTCGCGGGCCTCGTAGACGTCCCCGCTGTCCGGGTCCGTGCACTTGGGCATGTCGACCAGCGTGTCGCGCGGCATGCTCACGACCGACATGTTGGTGCGGTCGGCGGAGACGTGCAGCAGCATCTGGACGTCGGCGAGCGGCGTGCCGCCGAACGTCTCCTTCGCGCCGCCGAGCTTCTGGTTCTCCTTGGTGTCCCGCGCGTCCGAGCCGATCAGCAGGATGTTCAACGGCGTCTGGCCGGCCGCGTTCGCCTCGGTCCTGGCGGCGCGGTCCTTCTCGTCTCCGATGTTGAGGTCGTCCTTCTTCAGATTGCCGTTGAGGTGCTGGTAGTAGAGATACCCGGCACCCGCGGTGCCCAGTATCACCACTGCCAGAACCGTCGCCGACCAGCGCAGCGCCCGCCGTCTGCGGCGTCTGCCGTCGGCTCCCCGTCCGCCCCCGCGTCCTGCGCCCCCGCGTCCCCCGCCGCTGTGCCGGCCGGCCTGGTCGGCCGGCGTGTCCTGGTCGGCCCGCGGGGTGAGAGACATGGTGTCGTCCACCGCGGCGGCCTCCCCTCGCACACTGCTCCGCGCCAACTCTCCGCCCTTCCCCACCCTTTGCCCCGACACGGCCGCGCTCCGCGCCGGACCTCCCTGTCCGGTGCGGAGCGAACCATGTCAGGCCACCCTGTCCGACGCCCCTTCGCAACCCTTCAGACCGCTGTGGGGCCGAGCCAGGTTGGCCACGCGTCGGCAAAATTCACGCCAGGTACGGCCGCACGGTGTCGGCCAACACGGCTGACACCCGTGCCGCGTGTCAGACGTGCCGTGTGTCAGACCAACGAGCGCCGGGGACAGTTGCGTTCCCCGCCGGAGATTCCGAAAAGAGCCGGAGATTCCGAAAAGAGCCGGCGGCGCTGCCTCACTTCGCGCACTCGACCTTGTCCGCCGTGGACTTCTCCACGTCGGGCGCCTTCGTCGGAGCGGTGAGCGAGACACCCGCGCCCTTGAAGTCCTTGCCCAGGGTCAGCGTCATCGTGGGCAGGCCCTGGGCGTTGGTCACGCTCTTGCCGGGCTTCATCGCGGCCCCGGACAGGCCCATGATGTCGGCGAGCCGGCGTGCCTGGTCCGCCTGGTCCGGCGCGTACTCCAGCGTCGTCTTCGCCAGCGTCGCCGGGGCGTTGCCCGCGTTCTCCGACTTGGACACGCCCTCCTCGGTCTGCAGCCAGGTCAGGGTCTCCTGGGCGCTGCCCGCGGGTGCCCCGCCGTTGAAGACCTGCACCCGCACCTCGGAGGCGTCGGCCTTGGTGCCCTTGAGCCGGGCGGCCACGGCGGCCGCCTCCTGCTTCTTCTGCTGCTTGACCTCAGTGAAGGAGACGTCGTTCTGGATCGCCTGGAAGACCCCGGGTGCCGTCGTCTCGTTCAGTACGACGGTCGTCTTCACCTTCTCCGCCGGGTTGTCGATCACCGGAACCGTGGTGAAGGTCAGGTTCTTGGTGTCGAGCTTGCCCA
It encodes:
- a CDS encoding LCP family protein, with amino-acid sequence MSLTPRADQDTPADQAGRHSGGGRGGAGRGGGRGADGRRRRRRALRWSATVLAVVILGTAGAGYLYYQHLNGNLKKDDLNIGDEKDRAARTEANAAGQTPLNILLIGSDARDTKENQKLGGAKETFGGTPLADVQMLLHVSADRTNMSVVSMPRDTLVDMPKCTDPDSGDVYEARERQMTNKSLGRGGPGCTVATWEKLTDIHIDHFMMIDFSGVVSMADAIGGVPVCVNANIHSKDSQGHGSGLKLEKGTTYVKGEQALQWLRTRYGFEDGSDLARAKAQHMYMNSMVRELRKNAKLSNPGKLRALAEAATRALTVDPGLGTVAKLYDLAGELKKVPTSRITMTTMPNEYDPIQTGRVVPTEDASKLFRLVREDIALDGKDDKDKKKATEEKPSADPAAADDEIAVQVQNGTRTDVLAPVSGRASTVAGLLAGKGFTQAVADSSAAPTTDTTVVRYPSADLQGDAQRVAKALGIPADAVDKSTDVSGVTLVVGADWREGTTYKAPKQDDRTPETAEALNASDTKACMKVDPDFTW